A genome region from Rhodanobacter thiooxydans includes the following:
- a CDS encoding c-type cytochrome has protein sequence MHLFNRRFVIASLLFALLHPAGVLAGQEQPGARLFQSKGCSGCHTIGGQGGHVGPILDNVGDRLSAEWIYKWLKDPPAVKPDTNMPNLHLTDDERAQLTFYLTSLNSGVRPARPVVMTSTGEVKSNPPDLDPKSPENNYLDLGVHESYVKVQRGNIQDQIQSFIPPVYEPAVTESAFVLPPGALRVQLGYRQVGALDASDVAGQLDIQGHFNSFHLNRQFTDLDLVLGLDHNMTLRFNLPIQSSRMQAELNPQFINMISAFPQGSTSAVGDLSVFLKKKFVDQGNFPVGIAGVAGLRFPTGSNKEKFDPGTTASLMGMKMIFPFPAIDGNGNPDMSTIGDGIFRRFSNDGRLPAPLQPGLGTLGGYLGVFASRQLEGSSFFGRGALHVGSLYEIRPKADGVDPGDVVRWFVTFVKPIWHDNVSLDLTYLGFHQQTDSYDGKLFQPINPMATTGPLSGGMPIPPSMIPPMPGLPSPAPVGFKIIDRPSFSGGTTQFVSASVVVIPNPLFKVSLGALVRVAKPSLGPSPPYVINASFTYTFASGLYRGGE, from the coding sequence ATGCATCTCTTCAATCGTCGTTTTGTTATAGCCAGCCTCCTGTTCGCATTGCTCCATCCTGCCGGGGTGCTGGCTGGACAGGAGCAGCCGGGAGCCAGGTTGTTCCAGAGCAAGGGCTGCTCCGGCTGCCACACGATCGGCGGTCAGGGCGGTCACGTGGGGCCGATCCTGGACAACGTCGGCGACCGCCTGTCGGCAGAGTGGATCTACAAGTGGCTGAAGGATCCGCCGGCGGTCAAGCCCGACACTAACATGCCGAATCTGCACTTGACCGACGACGAGCGCGCGCAGCTGACGTTCTACCTAACGTCACTGAACTCCGGCGTGCGCCCGGCGCGGCCGGTCGTCATGACCTCGACGGGCGAGGTCAAGAGTAATCCTCCGGATCTCGACCCCAAGTCGCCCGAGAACAATTATCTGGATCTCGGCGTGCACGAGTCGTATGTGAAGGTGCAACGGGGCAATATCCAGGATCAGATCCAGAGCTTCATTCCGCCGGTCTACGAACCGGCGGTGACCGAATCCGCCTTCGTGCTTCCGCCTGGCGCGTTGCGCGTCCAACTGGGCTACCGCCAAGTGGGCGCGCTGGACGCGAGCGACGTCGCCGGCCAGCTGGACATCCAGGGGCACTTCAACAGTTTTCACCTCAATCGCCAGTTCACGGACCTGGACCTGGTCCTCGGACTGGACCACAACATGACCCTGCGCTTCAACCTGCCGATCCAGAGTTCGCGGATGCAGGCGGAGCTCAACCCGCAGTTCATCAACATGATCTCGGCGTTTCCACAGGGCAGCACCTCGGCGGTCGGTGACTTGAGCGTGTTCCTGAAAAAGAAGTTCGTCGACCAGGGCAATTTCCCGGTCGGCATCGCCGGCGTCGCCGGTCTGCGGTTCCCGACCGGATCCAACAAGGAAAAGTTCGACCCCGGCACCACCGCATCGCTGATGGGCATGAAGATGATCTTTCCGTTCCCGGCCATCGACGGCAACGGAAACCCGGACATGAGCACGATCGGCGACGGCATCTTCCGGCGGTTCTCGAACGACGGCCGCCTGCCAGCGCCGCTACAGCCCGGTCTGGGCACGCTCGGCGGCTACCTGGGGGTGTTCGCGAGCCGCCAGCTGGAAGGCAGCAGCTTCTTCGGTCGCGGCGCGCTGCACGTCGGCTCGCTGTACGAAATCAGGCCGAAGGCCGACGGTGTCGATCCGGGTGACGTCGTGCGCTGGTTCGTCACGTTCGTCAAGCCGATCTGGCACGACAACGTCTCGCTCGACCTGACCTACCTCGGGTTTCACCAGCAGACGGATTCCTACGACGGCAAGCTCTTCCAGCCGATCAATCCCATGGCGACGACCGGGCCGCTGTCCGGCGGCATGCCGATTCCGCCCAGCATGATTCCGCCGATGCCGGGCCTTCCGAGCCCGGCCCCGGTCGGCTTCAAGATCATCGACCGTCCGTCGTTCTCCGGCGGCACCACCCAGTTCGTGTCCGCCAGCGTCGTGGTGATTCCCAACCCCCTGTTCAAGGTATCCCTGGGGGCACTGGTGCGCGTCGCCAAGCCCAGTCTGGGACCGTCGCCGCCGTACGTGATCAACGCCTCGTTCACCTATACATTCGCCTCGGGTCTTTACCGGGGAGGGGAGTAA
- a CDS encoding FAD:protein FMN transferase: MHRSIEPTEPRSPERRQLLRQAGQLAIAGSLLAGGGWAVLKRKQNLWQVRRERTLMQTSVAVTCLSDDVQAAGEAIEAAFTRMATTATELTRFDPASPLARLNRYGRLALVPSNLHAVLREALALSALTGGAFDVTVLPVLRYFETLRGVDGTDAREQRVAEDRDALVGYRDLVLDARGVRLLRPGMAITLDGIAKGHVVDQGIAALRGAGIEYGLIDAGGDIQAISGNDPGRHWNVGIVDPRDTGRVAAVVQLRNAALSTSGNYRVFFSSDRRLFHIVDPRTGWSPQSYSSVTVVAQRSVLADGMSTAAFSLELPRLSALMAAQDHQWLAFSRSGEQRWRSRELPLIAGTAELA, encoded by the coding sequence ATGCACCGCTCCATCGAACCCACCGAACCGCGCTCGCCCGAGCGCCGGCAACTGCTGCGGCAGGCCGGCCAGCTCGCCATCGCCGGCAGCCTGTTGGCCGGCGGCGGCTGGGCGGTGCTCAAGCGCAAGCAGAACCTGTGGCAGGTGCGCCGCGAGCGCACGCTGATGCAGACCTCGGTGGCGGTGACCTGCCTGAGCGACGACGTGCAGGCGGCCGGCGAGGCGATCGAGGCGGCGTTCACGCGCATGGCCACCACGGCGACCGAGTTGACCCGCTTCGATCCGGCCAGCCCGCTGGCGCGGCTGAACCGCTACGGCCGGCTGGCGCTAGTGCCGTCGAACCTGCACGCGGTGTTGCGCGAGGCACTGGCGCTGTCGGCGCTCACCGGCGGCGCATTCGACGTCACCGTGCTGCCGGTGCTGCGCTACTTCGAGACGCTGCGCGGCGTCGACGGCACCGATGCGCGCGAGCAGCGCGTGGCCGAGGACCGCGACGCGCTGGTCGGCTACCGCGACCTCGTGCTGGACGCTCGCGGCGTGCGGCTGCTGCGGCCGGGCATGGCGATCACGCTGGACGGCATCGCCAAGGGCCACGTGGTCGACCAGGGCATCGCGGCGCTGCGCGGCGCCGGCATCGAGTACGGCCTGATCGACGCCGGCGGCGACATCCAGGCGATCAGCGGCAACGATCCCGGGCGGCACTGGAACGTGGGCATCGTCGACCCGCGCGACACGGGCCGGGTGGCGGCGGTGGTGCAGCTGCGCAACGCGGCGCTGTCCACCTCCGGCAACTACCGCGTGTTCTTCTCCAGCGACCGGCGCCTGTTCCACATCGTCGATCCGCGCACCGGCTGGTCGCCGCAGAGTTATTCCAGCGTAACCGTGGTGGCGCAGCGCTCGGTGCTGGCCGACGGCATGAGCACGGCGGCGTTCTCGCTGGAGCTGCCGCGGCTGTCCGCGCTGATGGCGGCACAGGACCACCAGTGGCTGGCGTTCTCGCGCAGCGGCGAGCAGCGCTGGCGCTCGCGCGAGCTGCCGCTGATCGCCGGCACGGCGGAGCTGGCCTGA
- a CDS encoding NAD(P)/FAD-dependent oxidoreductase produces MIPVHTADSLMINCDTVIIGAGPVGLFQVFELGLLGLDAHVIDAVPHAGGQCVELYPDKPIYDIPALPVCSGRELIERLQQQIRPFAPQFHLGHTVTSLQRMDNGRFHLQTSGGLAFDAGVVIIAGGLGAFAPRTLDLPEAAPLVGRTLHYKVTQPALCDDQDIVIAGGGDAALDWALALVERVRSLVLVHRSSSFRAAPASVARMQALCDEGRMQFCEGDIVGLETAAGALSQVRVRTRSGMVQRIEASHLLVFWGLHPALGPIADWGLALERQQLVVDPSTLQTSVPGIFAVGDINTYPGKKKLILSGFHETALCAFAAHAHLHPGDKVNLQYTTTSPALQRRLGVRDAKGADVVAQPPSRVEASAA; encoded by the coding sequence ATGATCCCCGTCCACACGGCGGATTCATTAATGATCAACTGCGACACCGTCATCATTGGGGCTGGCCCGGTCGGCCTGTTCCAGGTTTTCGAGCTGGGCCTGCTGGGGCTGGATGCGCACGTGATCGATGCCGTACCGCATGCCGGCGGCCAGTGCGTCGAGCTGTATCCGGACAAGCCGATCTACGACATCCCGGCGCTGCCGGTGTGCAGTGGGCGCGAGCTGATCGAGCGCCTGCAGCAGCAGATCCGCCCGTTCGCGCCGCAGTTCCACCTGGGTCACACCGTCACCTCGCTGCAGCGCATGGACAACGGCCGCTTTCACCTGCAGACCAGTGGCGGTCTGGCCTTCGACGCCGGCGTGGTGATCATTGCCGGCGGCCTGGGCGCGTTCGCGCCGCGCACGCTGGACCTGCCGGAAGCCGCGCCGCTGGTGGGCCGCACGCTGCACTACAAGGTGACGCAGCCGGCGCTGTGCGACGACCAGGACATCGTGATCGCCGGCGGCGGCGACGCAGCGCTGGATTGGGCGCTGGCCCTGGTCGAGCGGGTGCGCAGCCTGGTGCTGGTGCACCGCTCGTCCAGCTTCCGCGCGGCACCGGCCAGCGTGGCGCGCATGCAGGCGCTGTGCGACGAGGGCCGCATGCAGTTCTGCGAAGGCGACATCGTCGGACTGGAGACGGCCGCTGGCGCGCTGTCGCAGGTGCGCGTGCGCACACGCAGCGGCATGGTCCAGCGCATCGAGGCGTCGCATCTGCTGGTGTTCTGGGGCCTGCATCCGGCGCTGGGGCCGATCGCCGACTGGGGACTGGCGCTGGAGCGCCAGCAGCTGGTCGTGGATCCGTCGACGCTGCAGACCTCCGTGCCCGGCATCTTCGCCGTAGGCGACATCAATACCTATCCCGGCAAGAAGAAGCTGATCCTGTCGGGTTTCCACGAAACCGCGCTGTGCGCGTTCGCCGCGCATGCGCACCTGCATCCTGGCGACAAGGTGAACCTGCAGTACACGACCACCAGCCCGGCACTGCAGCGGCGCCTGGGCGTGCGCGATGCCAAAGGCGCCGATGTCGTGGCACAACCGCCGTCAAGGGTCGAAGCCAGCGCGGCCTGA
- a CDS encoding DUF302 domain-containing protein — translation MRINKSSILSAVAVAALACATVVSAQGTPSFVQVASHQNFSATVSALQKAVASNQMMVMGHIDQAKVMSMTGLKLEGAQTFLVGNPQMGKQAFGMSPAAGAVLPARVYVWSDKGNTYIGYFKPSVQLSAISPGFEMMGGMLDKKLDMVANQAAK, via the coding sequence ATGCGCATCAATAAGAGTTCCATCCTTTCCGCCGTGGCCGTAGCGGCGCTCGCCTGTGCGACTGTCGTATCGGCGCAGGGCACGCCGTCCTTCGTCCAGGTGGCGTCGCACCAGAACTTCAGCGCCACGGTAAGTGCCCTGCAAAAAGCGGTGGCTAGCAATCAAATGATGGTGATGGGCCATATCGATCAGGCCAAGGTGATGTCGATGACAGGCCTCAAGCTTGAGGGTGCCCAGACTTTCCTGGTCGGCAATCCGCAGATGGGCAAGCAGGCGTTCGGCATGAGTCCGGCAGCCGGTGCCGTGCTGCCGGCCCGCGTATACGTGTGGTCCGACAAGGGCAACACCTACATCGGCTACTTCAAGCCGTCGGTCCAGCTCAGTGCAATTTCTCCCGGCTTCGAGATGATGGGCGGCATGCTCGACAAGAAGCTGGACATGGTGGCGAACCAGGCTGCGAAGTAA